DNA from Streptomyces sp. Edi4:
TTCGCGGTGCCGTCTGTCGCCACGGCCGCGCAGTTGGCGCCGTTGCCGGTGAGCTGCCCGGTGGGTACGGCGGCGGCGCAGCCACTGCCCGGGGTGAGCCGCCAGATCGCGGTGCCGTGCGCGGGAATGGTCGCGCTCAGCGCGGACGAGGTGGTCGAACGGGCGCCGCTCCACAGGTTCTTGGCGCTCACCCGGCAGCCGGGCAGGCCGACCGAGGCGAGGGTGGTGGACACGGTCCGCGCCGACGAGGAGCGGTTGAGCACGGCCACGGCCCGGTCGCCGCCCGCGAGCGGGCGCGCCAGCACGTCGGTCGTGCCGTCGGTGGACACCATCCCCGCCTGCCGCCCGAGGCTGTCCTGGTCGATGGCGATGAGGGCCCTGTTGCCGAGGGCCGAGAGCCCGGCCGGGGTGAGGGAGGCCACGTCGGAGGAGAGGATCAGCGGGGCGGCCATCATCGCCCAGAGCGCCACCTGGCTGCGCGATTCTTCGGCGCTCAGACCGGGATCGCCGGCGAGCAGGAAGTCGGGGTCGTTCCAGTTGCCCGGTCCAGCGTAGCGGCCGATCCAGCGGTTGTAGCCGTAGTTGTGCAGCACGCTCGCCCAGCGGCTGGTGCCGGGATGGGCGGGGTTGTAGACGGCGATGTCGGTGCCCTCGCGCCAGAGCTGGCCGTCCTTGCCGACCCAGGAGAGCACGGAGAACCAGTCCGAGCTGCCCCATTCGCCGTTCGGCTGGAAGTAGGCGGGCGCCGATTCGGAGAAGACGATGTCACGCCCGGAGTCCGCGATGGCGTCGGCCTCGCGGTCGTACGCCTGGCGGTAGGCCTCCTCCTTGGTCTGGCCCGGGGCCACGTACATGTTGCAGCCGTCGAGCTTGAGGTAGTCCACACCCCAGGAGGCGAAGGTGTCGGTGTCCTCGGCGAAGTGGTCGCCGCCTCCTCCCTGGGGGCGTCCGCTGCCGGGGTAGCCCTCGCAGGTGGCGGAGCCGGCGTCCTCGTAGATGCCGAACTTCAGACCACGGGAGTGCAGGTAGGAGCCGAGCCAGGCCATGCCGTGCGGGAAGCGCTCCGGGTCGGCGACGAGGTCGCCCGCGGCGTCGCGGCTCTTGGCCATCCAGCAGTCGTCCACCGTCACCGTGGTGTAGCCCTTGGCGGCGAGGCCCGAGGAGACCAGGGCGTCGGCGTTGCGCACGACGGTCGCTTCGCTGATGTCGCACATGTAATGGGCCCAGTTGTTCCAGCCCATGGGCGGGGCGGCGGCCAGGGGCGCGCCACGGGGCGCGGAGGGCGCCGGCGCCGTCGAGGCGTACGCCCCGGCTGCGCTCAGCGGGACGGCGAGGGCCGCGGCGAGCAGGGCCGCGATTCTCCTGCGGCGGGTGGGAAGTGACGGCACGACAGATTCCTTCCTGGCCCGGCCGGCGGGGCCCGGGCGCCATGCGTGAGGAGGGCAGGGGAAGGTGCCGATCCCGCCGGCACGAGCCTGCCGGAGGGCACCCGCCAGTGCAGTACTGACGCTCGTTGTTGTCAATGGCTCCCATCGAGCGAGCGGAAACAAGCATCCGCCGCGCCCGGGGCCGAGCCCGGCATTGCCGAGGCGTGTCCGCGCACGGGCCGGCCGGCCGGGGTGGCCCGCCGGGCGCGGCCCCGTGCAGGCCGGATGCGGGATGGCGCCAACTCGCCCGCACAGAGGCCGAGTTGGGGTGCGACCCGGGCGCTGCGAGGTGCCACGATTTCCCGCTTCGCGGACGACCGGCCCGGGCCGCGCGCGATTGGCGCATTCCAGTTCGTCGGGTGGGGCGGCGCGTGTGGACGACGCCGGGGACCCGGTCGGGCGGGACCTCGCGGCGTGGGCGCGCGAAGCAGCCGGGGGGACGGTCCGCGCTTCGGCCGCGCGCCGGAACGAGGGTCCCGCCGCCCGGTGACGGTGCGCTGCGACACCTCCCACGCGGGAGGACGGGCTGTCCTTCAACGCTGCGGCGGATCAAGGTTCCCCCGCCCGGTGGCGGTGCGGTGTGACAGCCGCCACGGCCGCGCGAGCCACAGGGTGCCCGCTGTCCGGGTAGGAGACCCCTCAGGCACCGGGCCGCCGGGCCACCGGGCCGCCCTCGTCGGATCGAACACTTGCACAAGATTTGTATGACGAATCCGGAACCCTTTGGCCCTCCGTGCCCATCAGCCCTGATGGAACGAACAGGCAATGCCCTTGGGCCACAGAACCACCCGGAGCGATCGCAATGACCCACCCCCGCCAAGGGGCCTATCAGTCTCGGGGCCACCGCCGGGCCCGTCGCGCCAAGCGCTGGATACTCGGCGTGGTCGCCGTCACCGTGCTCGGCCTGATCGCGTGGCCCGTCCTGAACTATTTCGACGTGTTCTCCGACAAGGGAGACGCGATCAGTTTTGGTCAGGACGGCGGGGTCGGTGGCGACAAGCCGGGTGGCGGTGGAGGCAAGGCCGACTCCAAGGTCCTCATGCCGACCGGACCCGAGGCCAAGTTCACGGTGGCCGGCACGGTGCCCGAGAACGGCACCAAGATCGCCGTGACGACCCTGGAGGGCAAGAAGTCCGGCTTCACGGGCAAGGTGTGGGTCTGGGTCCCGCCGGAGTACAAGGACCCGAAGTACGCCAACAGCGGCTTCCCGGTGATGGTCGCGCTGCCGGGCGGCGCCGGCTACCCGACCAACTACTGGATGGGTACGGACCTCAAGCTGGAGGCCAGCGTCTCCCAGTGGTCCAAGGAGGGCAAGAGCCTGCCCTTCATCCTCGCGATGCCGGTGCTCAATCCGCACCCGGACACCGGCGGCCTGTACTGGGACGCCAGTGACATCCCGGGCCAGCCGAAGATGGGCACCTGGCTCACGGAGGACGTCCCCGACCTCATCAAGGCCAATTTCCGCACCGTCAACTCCCGCGACGGCTGGGCCTTCATGGGCTCCTCCACCGGCGGCTTCGCGGGCCTCAAGAGCGTGCTGCAAAAGCCCGGCCAGTTCAAGGCGGTCATCGCCTCGGGCCCCGACATCGTGCCCGACTCCCGCCTGTGGGCCGGTCACGAGAAGGAGAAGGCGGACAACAATCCCAACCTCCTCGCCCAGAAGCTGATCGCCGCCAAGAGTCCCGACGTCTACCTCGCCTTCCAGGTCGGCACCGTGGGCTCCGACGCGCAGGCCAAGCCGAAGATCGAGGAGTTCATCTCCAAGTACACCAAGGGCCCGGTGAAGACCAAGCTCAGCGTCATACAGGGCGGCGGGCACAACGCCAAGACGTATGTGCCGAACATGGCCGACGGCGGTCTCATCCAGTGGATCAGTGAGCACATGCAGGGCCCCGTTCCCGCCTCATAAGCCACCGGCCCGCCGCGCCACCGACCCGGGGGCCGCGCCGGCCCGAGGTGCGCGCGGGCCCGAGGTGCGCGCCTCAGGCCGGGGTGCGCGTCGGGCCCGGATGATGCGCAGGACCGGGGTCCGCGCCCGCCGGATCGCCCCGCTACGGGAAACATCGCCGGACACTCCCCGGGGCCCTCGTCGATCGGGGGCCCCCGGGAACTACCGTTCGTTGGGCAGTCGTGGATCGGAGCCGTCCGGGGCTTCGACCACCAAGGACCGGAGGAGCAGCGTGGGGAATTCAGCGGTCGGCGCCGGCGGGAGTACGGGGACCGACGGCGAGGAGCCGGACGAGCCGGGCACCCCCCGGCGGCGTGCCAAGCACCGCTCCTTCTGGAAGGAACTGCCGATCCTCATCGGCGTCGCGCTCGTGCTCGCGCTCCTCATCAAGACGTTCCTTGTGCAGGCGTTCTCCATCCCCTCGGAGTCGATGCAGAACACGCTCCAGCCCGGTGACCGGGTGCTCGTCGACAAACTGACCCCCTGGTTCGGATCGGAACCCGCGCGCGGCGAGGTCGTCGTCTTCCACGATCCCGACAACTGGCTTCAGGACGAGCCGACTTCGCCCCAGAACGTGGTCCAAAAGGCCCTGTCGTTCATCGGCATCCTGCCGTCGGCCGACGAACACGATCTGATCAAGCGGGTCATCGGGGTGGCCGGGGACACGGTGGAGTGCAAGGGCACCGGACCCCTCAAGGTCAACGGGAAGCCGCTCGTCGAACCGTACGTCTATCCCGGGAACACGCCGTGCAGCGCCGACCAGGCGGGCGGCCAGTTCAAGGTGACCGTGCCCAAGGGCAAGATGTGGGTGATGGGCGACCACCGGCAGAACTCGGCGGACTCCCGCTATCACCAGCAGGACAAGAACCACGGGCTCGTCCCGGTCGACAAGGCCGTGGGCCGCGCCTTCGTGATCGGCTGGCCCGTCACCCGCTGGGCGACGCTGCCGGTTCCCGACACCTTCGACCAGGCCGGCATCAACACGGCTGCGGCCCTCGCACCGGGCGCGCTCACCGTCGCCGGGGCGGCCCCGCTGGTGCTGTGGCGCCGCCGGCGCGCCCTGACCGCGACGCCCGCCGCTCCGAACGGTGACGTCTGACGCCCGGGTGACGTCCGATGCCCGGGTGACGTCCGATGCCCGGGTGACGTCTGACGCCGACCCGCGTCACGCCGGTCGCGCCCCTGCGAGCCGCACCCGGTCACAAAGGCGGTGGGGGGCGTCGTCGGCGGCCCGTCAGGGCGCCGGTGTCCGTGGGGGCGGCGTGACCCGCTGGGGTACGGGGCCGCGCGAGTGGCCCTGTTTCTCCGCTGTCGCCGGCGGTGACGGGGGCAGGGCGCCGGGCTCCCGGGGCGGGGACGGCGAGGACGGCGAGCGGTCCACTGACGGCGGGCCAGGGGACGGGGCGCTGCTGGGCGGCGGTGACGGCTTCGGGGTGGGCGCCACCGAAGGCCCGCGCGTGGGCGGAGGCTCGACCGGGCCCGGCGAATGCGCGGGCAGCGGGCGCCGCTCCTCGGGGCCGGGGGTGAACGCGGCATGGCCCACAGCCACGGCGGCGGCCGTGGCGAGCCCCGCGAGCGGCAGCGCGAGACGGCGCGGCCACAGCCAGGCCGGCCGCGTACGGCGCGACTGCCGGCCCGGTGGCCGCGCGGGACGCAGATCGGCGCCGGTGATGTTCTCCGCGCGGGCGGCGAGCGCGGCGCGCAGCCGCCGCTCGACCGGGCGCCCCGCGTGCTCGGGTTCGCTCCAGCGGCCGCTCATGTCCGTGCCTCCAGGATCTTCTCCAGCGCGTCTATGCCCCGGCTCGCGAGGGACTTCACCGAGCCCCTGCTGATGCCGAGGGTGGCCGCGATCTCCGCCTCCGTGAGATCGCTCCAGTACCGCAGGACGAGCACTTCGCGCCGCCGAGCCGTCAACTGGCCGAGCGCGGCGATCACTTCGCGGTGCTCCTCGTCGAGAACCACGCGTTCCTCTGCGGAGGGCGCGTGCGGTTCATGGGGAGGGGTGTAGCCGCGCGCGGTGCGACGGCGGCGCAGCAAGGAGCGCGAGGCGTTGACGACGGCGGTCCGCAAATACGCGAGGGCGTTGTCGATCTCCTCGATCCGCTCGCCGTGACGCCGGTAGAGCGCGGTGAACGCGTCCTGCACGACGTCCTCGGCGCTCGCCAGGTCGTCCACCAGCATGATGGCGAGACGCACCATCGCGAGGCGGTGGGCGTGGTAGAGCTCGCTGATGGTCGGCCGGCCGGCGTCGGGGGCGCCATCCGTGACGAATCCACCCGGGCCGTGGCCCACCCCGCGTGGCGTGAACGGCCGCGCGCGCGGGTCGGTACGGCTGCGGCGCAGCAGCCGGCGCCACCGGGGTGGGGACAGGCGCGGGAAGAGGGGGGCCGGGCGCGGCGCGGCGGTGTACTCCATCACGTTCCTCGGGTGCGCGGGCAGTGCCCCGCCCCGCTCGCGCGGGGACGGGGCCGTGGCGTGCCTCAGTTCGCGTGCCGCCGCCGGACGGCGTAGACGGTGCCGAGACCCACGAGGATCAGCGCACCGGCGCCGACGCCCATCACCGTCGTGGCCGTGGACGAACCAGTATGGGCCAGCTCCTTCTGATCGGCGGGCGCGGGGGCGGCCGCCGGTGCGCTCGGCGCCGCGCTCGGCTCGGCGCCGCCGCCGGCCAGCGCCGCGGCCGTGGGCTCGACGCCCTGGGGCTGCTTGGGCTGCGGCGCGGCGGACGGCTCGACGCCCTGAGGCCGCCTGGGCTGCGGCGCGGTGGGCGGCTCGGTGGCCGCAGGGCTCGGCCGCGCGGCGGCCACCTTGCTCTCACCCGCTCGCTTGACCGGCGACGACGCGTCGGCGTCACGGTACTGGGCCACCGGGGCCTGCGCGACGCTCCTCGCCTCGACACCGGGCCCTTCGGCGTGGGCGGGCCCGGCGAGCGCGGGGGCGGCGAGAGCGAGGAGCAGGCCGGTCGCGGCCGCGGCGCCGGCCAGGCGGCGCGGGCGGTGCGGGCGGCGGGGGTCGGTCTTGGCGGGACTGTGCTGGGGGACGGTCACGTTGTGGTTCTCCACGGTGTCGAGGGGGCGGCGCCACATGCGCCTTCACCCCTGACGACGCGCGGCGGGCACGGGGGTTGCCGCCGTCCTCGAAAAACTTTCGCCCCGCTTGCCGGCCGCCCGAAGGACCCGGGTACGCCTACGGCTCCGGCACGCGCGACGCGGCGCGCGGGCCGGAGCCGTGGCGAGAAATTCAGCAGGCGCCCTCGTCCTGCCAGACCCCCCACTCCCCCGTGGTCCCGGGCTCCTCGTCGCGCGTCCACCACTTGGCCTTGTACGTGTGGCCGTTGTGGGAGACCTCGTTGCCCTGGGTGTAGACGGCGCCCGGGGTCCAGGCCGCCGCCGCGCAGGTGCCGCCACCACCGGGCGACGAGGGCGGCGGGGAGGACGGCGAGGGCGAAGACGGCGAGGTGGGCGGGGTGGCGCCCGCGAACCTCACCGCGTACTTGGCGAAGTCCCAGGCCGCCTGCGGAACGCTGCTGCACGTCCCGGACGTCCTGCCGTTGTTGTCGGGCGGGGTGCACTGCCGGTCCCGGTTGAGGGACCAGAAGGTGAAGCGGGCCATGTTGTGGCCGGTCGCGTAGTCGAGCACGCTCTGGAAGTCGGCCTGCGAGAAGAACTCGCCGGAGTCGCTGCGCCCGTTCATCCCGGAGAAGCCCTCATGGGCGTACGCGGTCGCCGCGTCCCAGCCGAACGTCGACTGGAGTATGGAGTTGAAGCCGGTCAGCGCGCTGGTCTGGGCGGAGGCGCCGCTGAACCCGCCGTCGAACGGCATGATCGAGAAGTTGTCGGGCACGAAGCCCTGCGACTTGGCCTCGTTCAGCATCTGCTTGCCGAACCAGCCGGTGCCGTCGGCCGTGCCGGCGGTGGTCACCGACACGTAGAGACCGGGGTTGTTCCGCTGGAGGATCTTGGCGGCGCCGATCTCGTGGGAGATGGCGGCGGTGTTCTCGTACTCGGGCTCTTCGAGGTCGAAGTCGATCGCCTTCAGGCCGTACTTGGTGATGACCTGCTGGTAGGCGGCGGCGGTGGCGGCCGCGTCCGAGCAGTTCTGGCCGAGCTTGGTGCCGCCGTAGCCGCCGGCCGATACCGACACGTCGCCGCCCTTGGCGCGGATGGCGGAGATGACGCCGGCGACGGCGGTGTCGGAGGAGACGGGGGCCGTGCCGCCCCAGGTGGGGCTGCATCCGCCTCCGTCGGGAGCCAGGACGAAGGCCAGCTGGAAGGCCTTGAGGCCGGTGGCGTCCATGATGGCGGGCGCGTCGGGCGGGTCGTTGTCGAGGGGCATCAGATAGGGGGCGGCGGCGTACCAGCGGGCGCCGAGCCCGGCCGCGTCCACGGTCGCGCCCGACGCCTGGCCCGCGACGAAGGAGGCGAGACCGGCCGCCGCCAGCGCGGCGCTCGCGGCGCCGCAGAGGAGCGCACGAAGAGGCTTCATACGAGGTCTCCTGGAGTGTGGGAGGGACCCCAGAATTGGCCGGTGGCCGGAACACGTCAACGACTTGGACTAGACCATTGCTATTCCTTGAACGAACGGAGCCGGCCGCGTGAACGCGCGGGACCGGGACGCCAGCAGCGAGGCACGGAATCAGCCACGCCCACGGATGGCGGCGTGTAGGCCGGACGGCACAAGCCGACCTGCGTGATGTCCGTTCTGTTCCTACGGTGGCTGAATGGTCATCAGGTCCGGATTCCGTTCCATGGCAGCGCTCACCGCCACTGCCGCCATCGGTCTGTGCTGCCTGGCTCCGACGCAGGACAGCTCCGCCTCCGCGCCCCTGCCGGTACCGGCGGGCGAGCACGTGCGTCCGCGCACCGGCGCCCCCGCCCTTCCGGCCGGGGTGTCCGCGCTCTCGTTCGTGGTCGCCGACGCCCGCACCGGCAAGATCCTCGCCGCCCGCGACGCGCACCGCAGGCTGCCGCCCGCCAGCACGCTCAAGACCCTGTTCGCGGTCACCGCGCTCCCCCACCTGCGCGCGGACGACCGGCACACGGTCTCCGAGCAGGACCTGGCCGGCATCGGTCCGGGCAGCAGCCTCGTGGGCGTCGAGGCCGGGCACACCTACCAGGTCTCCGATCTGTGGCGCGGCGTGTTTTTGAGTTCGGGCAACGACGCCGTGCACGTGCTCGCGTCGCTCAACGGCGGCTGGGAGCAGACGGCGGCGCAGATGCAGGCCGAGGCCCGCAGGCTCGGCGCCCTGGACACCGAGGTCGTCTCGCCCGACGGGTACGACACCCCGGGGCAGGTCTCCTCGGCCTTCGACCTCGCCGTGTTCGGCCGTGCGGGTCTGGCCCGCACGGACTTCGCCGAGTACTGCTCGACCCCCTCGGCGCAGTTCCCCGGCGGGGGCGGTTCGTACGGAATCATGAACACCAACCGCCTGCTCTCGGGCAGCGACGGGGTGGCCCGCTACCCGGGGATCATCGGCATCAAGAACGGCTACACCAGCAACGCGGGCAACACCCTGATCGCGGCGGCGAAGCAGGGCGAGCGCACCCTCCTGGTGACCGTCATGAACCCGCAGTCCGGCGGCGGGTTCGAGGTGTACGAGGAGGCCAGGACCCTGCTGGACTGGGGGTTCGGGGCGTGGGACCACGTCGACGCGGTGGGATCGCTCGAACCCGTACGGCCCACCAGGGCGGCCCACCGGCCACAGGAGACGCGCACCGCCCAGGTGGCGGCCGTCGAACCGGCCGGGGTCGCGAGCGAGGAGGAGTCGTCCTGGCCGGTGGCGGGGTCCGTGGCCGGCGGCCTGGCCGTGACCGCCACGCTCGTGGTCCTGGCCCGACGGCGCTCGGACCGCGCCCGCGCGGGACGCCCCAAGCGGTGAGGTCGTGGCACCGGACCCCGCCACGTGCGGGCGGACCATCGCGCGGCATTGCGGCACGCGGCAGTCGGCAGTCGGCAGTCGGCAGTCGGCAGGTGATCCAACCGGGGGGCCGTGCTCTGGCCACCCTCAATTCAGCCTAAGATTCCCAGAATAAAGTCATCCACTGCCTTGAAATCGACGCAACCCCCGCTAACACATCTTTCTTTTGGCCGACCTTGCCCGACCCGCCGACCTGGGCGACCATCCATCGCCCTGCACGGATGCGGCTCCGTTGCGTGACTTCAGGTGACCGAATGTGTTTGGCGCGGTACGCGGGACCCCGCACCTCGGTACAGACTCCTGTTCGTTCTTCGGAAACCAACCCCAGGAGTGTTCGAAATGCGGAAGATCGCAGCAGTCAGTGCCGTCGCCGTCGCTCTGCTGGCCAATGGACTGGTCGGAACCGGCCTCGGCTCAGCGGCCGCGGCTCCGGCCGCGGCCCAGCAGCCGATGAGCCTGTACGCGCCGTCCGCCCTCGTGCTCACGATCGAGCCCGGCACCGGCGACCAGGCGACCTCGGTCCAGCGCGCGGTGACCCTCAACTGCGCCCCGACCCCCTCCGGCACCCACCCCACGCCCGCCGAGGCATGCGCCGAACTCAAGCGCGCCAAGGGCGACTTCGCCGCTCTCGCCGCACCCGGCGCCCCTCACCTGTGTACGCAGCTGTGGAACCCGGTCACCGTGCGGGCCGACGGCGTGTGGAACGGCCGGCGCGTCAGCCATGTGCACACGTACGGCAACTCGTGCATGAAGGACGCCGGTTCGGAGGCGGTCTTCAACTTCTAGCCTGCTCCACTCGACCGGGCCGGGCCCCAGGGGGTGACAACCGCGTTCCCTCTCGTGTTACTTGACATGTCTTCGCCTATTCACCCGGCGATGCCACTGTCCTGATGGAATGCCACCCTCACCCAGGAGGACCCGTGTCGGACCCCCGGCCCAGACGTTTCGCACCCCGGCTGCGGACAGCCCTGTTCAGCGCGCTCGGTGCCTGCCTCGCCCTCGCCGCGGCGGGTGCGGGCTCCGGCGCCAGTGCGGCGGGAACGCAATCGCTGCCGCTGTCCGGGGCCACCGTCTCCGGCCTGCACAACACCTACGATCCGGCCGCGTTCCCCTATCTGGCACAGGCCCTCGACACCGGCACCTCGATGATCGAGCTCGATGTGTGGGACGACTTCATCACCAAGGAGTGGAAGGTCAGCCACTCCAACCCACTGGGCAACAGCAACAATTGCGTGAACGCCACCACCCCCGCCCAGCTCTACTCCGGCGGCGCCAACAAGGACCTGGAGAGCTGCCTCGACGACGTACGGGTCTGGCTGGGGGCACACCCCGGGCATCCGCCGCTCGTCATCAAGCTGGAGATGAAGGCGGGCTTCCAGTCCACCTTCGGCCTCGGCCCCGCCCAGCTCGACCAGACCATCAGCGCCCATCTGGGCTCCGCCGTCTTCCGGCCGGCGGATCTGCTCGCCAAGCCCGGCGGCGGGCAGTACGCCACCCTCGACGAGGCCGCGGCCGCCGGCAACTGGCCCACCCGCGACCAGCTCGCGGGCAAGGTGATGCTCGAAGTGATCCCGGGCACGGTCGAGGAGGGCAACCCCACCGACCGGCTCTGGACGGACGTCGAGTACGCGCGCCACCTGCGTGACCTGGCGGCGGCGGGCCACGTGGCGCAGGCGCAGGTCTTCCCCTCGGTCCACAACACTCAGGCGGGCGACCCCCGTTCACGCTACGCGGAGACCTCGATCCGGCCGTGGTTCGTCGTCTTCGACGGTGACGCGTCGGCCTATCTGAGCGGCGGCATCGACACCGCCTGGTACGACGCCCACCACTACTTCGTCATCATGACCGACGCGCAGAACGTGGCGCCGGCCCTGGACGACAAGAACCCCTCCCCCGAGGACGCGCGCGCCCGGGTGGCCAAGCTCGCCGCCGCCCACGCCAGCGTCG
Protein-coding regions in this window:
- a CDS encoding ricin-type beta-trefoil lectin domain protein: MPSLPTRRRRIAALLAAALAVPLSAAGAYASTAPAPSAPRGAPLAAAPPMGWNNWAHYMCDISEATVVRNADALVSSGLAAKGYTTVTVDDCWMAKSRDAAGDLVADPERFPHGMAWLGSYLHSRGLKFGIYEDAGSATCEGYPGSGRPQGGGGDHFAEDTDTFASWGVDYLKLDGCNMYVAPGQTKEEAYRQAYDREADAIADSGRDIVFSESAPAYFQPNGEWGSSDWFSVLSWVGKDGQLWREGTDIAVYNPAHPGTSRWASVLHNYGYNRWIGRYAGPGNWNDPDFLLAGDPGLSAEESRSQVALWAMMAAPLILSSDVASLTPAGLSALGNRALIAIDQDSLGRQAGMVSTDGTTDVLARPLAGGDRAVAVLNRSSSARTVSTTLASVGLPGCRVSAKNLWSGARSTTSSALSATIPAHGTAIWRLTPGSGCAAAVPTGQLTGNGANCAAVATDGTANATPVILSTCAGGADQRWTLAHDSTVRALGKCLTASGGAGDAAVLSDCAGDAAQRWTADPDGALVNAGSGLCLDVYAGGTAPGTKLDTWACGARQANQTWALPV
- a CDS encoding LPXTG cell wall anchor domain-containing protein; this translates as MWRRPLDTVENHNVTVPQHSPAKTDPRRPHRPRRLAGAAAATGLLLALAAPALAGPAHAEGPGVEARSVAQAPVAQYRDADASSPVKRAGESKVAAARPSPAATEPPTAPQPRRPQGVEPSAAPQPKQPQGVEPTAAALAGGGAEPSAAPSAPAAAPAPADQKELAHTGSSTATTVMGVGAGALILVGLGTVYAVRRRHAN
- the lepB gene encoding signal peptidase I — its product is MGNSAVGAGGSTGTDGEEPDEPGTPRRRAKHRSFWKELPILIGVALVLALLIKTFLVQAFSIPSESMQNTLQPGDRVLVDKLTPWFGSEPARGEVVVFHDPDNWLQDEPTSPQNVVQKALSFIGILPSADEHDLIKRVIGVAGDTVECKGTGPLKVNGKPLVEPYVYPGNTPCSADQAGGQFKVTVPKGKMWVMGDHRQNSADSRYHQQDKNHGLVPVDKAVGRAFVIGWPVTRWATLPVPDTFDQAGINTAAALAPGALTVAGAAPLVLWRRRRALTATPAAPNGDV
- a CDS encoding subtilase-type protease inhibitor, giving the protein MRKIAAVSAVAVALLANGLVGTGLGSAAAAPAAAQQPMSLYAPSALVLTIEPGTGDQATSVQRAVTLNCAPTPSGTHPTPAEACAELKRAKGDFAALAAPGAPHLCTQLWNPVTVRADGVWNGRRVSHVHTYGNSCMKDAGSEAVFNF
- a CDS encoding phosphatidylinositol-specific phospholipase C domain-containing protein, which produces MSDPRPRRFAPRLRTALFSALGACLALAAAGAGSGASAAGTQSLPLSGATVSGLHNTYDPAAFPYLAQALDTGTSMIELDVWDDFITKEWKVSHSNPLGNSNNCVNATTPAQLYSGGANKDLESCLDDVRVWLGAHPGHPPLVIKLEMKAGFQSTFGLGPAQLDQTISAHLGSAVFRPADLLAKPGGGQYATLDEAAAAGNWPTRDQLAGKVMLEVIPGTVEEGNPTDRLWTDVEYARHLRDLAAAGHVAQAQVFPSVHNTQAGDPRSRYAETSIRPWFVVFDGDASAYLSGGIDTAWYDAHHYFVIMTDAQNVAPALDDKNPSPEDARARVAKLAAAHASVASNDWTALPQVQSLALPRGVG
- a CDS encoding SigE family RNA polymerase sigma factor; this translates as MEYTAAPRPAPLFPRLSPPRWRRLLRRSRTDPRARPFTPRGVGHGPGGFVTDGAPDAGRPTISELYHAHRLAMVRLAIMLVDDLASAEDVVQDAFTALYRRHGERIEEIDNALAYLRTAVVNASRSLLRRRRTARGYTPPHEPHAPSAEERVVLDEEHREVIAALGQLTARRREVLVLRYWSDLTEAEIAATLGISRGSVKSLASRGIDALEKILEART
- a CDS encoding serine hydrolase, encoding MVIRSGFRSMAALTATAAIGLCCLAPTQDSSASAPLPVPAGEHVRPRTGAPALPAGVSALSFVVADARTGKILAARDAHRRLPPASTLKTLFAVTALPHLRADDRHTVSEQDLAGIGPGSSLVGVEAGHTYQVSDLWRGVFLSSGNDAVHVLASLNGGWEQTAAQMQAEARRLGALDTEVVSPDGYDTPGQVSSAFDLAVFGRAGLARTDFAEYCSTPSAQFPGGGGSYGIMNTNRLLSGSDGVARYPGIIGIKNGYTSNAGNTLIAAAKQGERTLLVTVMNPQSGGGFEVYEEARTLLDWGFGAWDHVDAVGSLEPVRPTRAAHRPQETRTAQVAAVEPAGVASEEESSWPVAGSVAGGLAVTATLVVLARRRSDRARAGRPKR
- a CDS encoding carbohydrate-binding protein, with product MKPLRALLCGAASAALAAAGLASFVAGQASGATVDAAGLGARWYAAAPYLMPLDNDPPDAPAIMDATGLKAFQLAFVLAPDGGGCSPTWGGTAPVSSDTAVAGVISAIRAKGGDVSVSAGGYGGTKLGQNCSDAAATAAAYQQVITKYGLKAIDFDLEEPEYENTAAISHEIGAAKILQRNNPGLYVSVTTAGTADGTGWFGKQMLNEAKSQGFVPDNFSIMPFDGGFSGASAQTSALTGFNSILQSTFGWDAATAYAHEGFSGMNGRSDSGEFFSQADFQSVLDYATGHNMARFTFWSLNRDRQCTPPDNNGRTSGTCSSVPQAAWDFAKYAVRFAGATPPTSPSSPSPSSPPPSSPGGGGTCAAAAWTPGAVYTQGNEVSHNGHTYKAKWWTRDEEPGTTGEWGVWQDEGAC
- a CDS encoding alpha/beta hydrolase-fold protein, coding for MTHPRQGAYQSRGHRRARRAKRWILGVVAVTVLGLIAWPVLNYFDVFSDKGDAISFGQDGGVGGDKPGGGGGKADSKVLMPTGPEAKFTVAGTVPENGTKIAVTTLEGKKSGFTGKVWVWVPPEYKDPKYANSGFPVMVALPGGAGYPTNYWMGTDLKLEASVSQWSKEGKSLPFILAMPVLNPHPDTGGLYWDASDIPGQPKMGTWLTEDVPDLIKANFRTVNSRDGWAFMGSSTGGFAGLKSVLQKPGQFKAVIASGPDIVPDSRLWAGHEKEKADNNPNLLAQKLIAAKSPDVYLAFQVGTVGSDAQAKPKIEEFISKYTKGPVKTKLSVIQGGGHNAKTYVPNMADGGLIQWISEHMQGPVPAS